From Corvus moneduloides isolate bCorMon1 chromosome 4, bCorMon1.pri, whole genome shotgun sequence, one genomic window encodes:
- the CDC42EP1 gene encoding cdc42 effector protein 1, whose product MSLGKLPVLSWVSGSHGKRRLKSELTPDMISPPLGDFRHTMHVGRGGDVFGDTSFLSNHGGADTAKPNNFFARTLRHVRRTPLKRRGSGGQAGASPAPPAISPIIKNAVSLPQLNEGMYDGASSGRGLTSKFSFKSASNSFSKTHQAYGLESGFCTIPRVPRLEKAQGSTFAGEDELDRSDSLLSFRLDLGPSLMSELLQVMSFSEANGNEVGEDGPHLLCDEGTKDRVPPAVGASHEEDKAASSFWDHSRQSNLSGASSLPGLSVHANGEAHAIEGAAANSLWASGPGAAPRGSLWQGRWNDCTIEAGEFDRATQVLARHYGGTSTPRSSEKGEGPRQARTQILWESPSSSLWGSQVTRESRSPEASWNQGEEEETKLSSLQESHSGARGGRSNSFEYADDEEEEDDEVKV is encoded by the exons ATGAGCCTGGGGAAGCTGCCGGTGCTCAGCTGGGTGTCAGGCTCCCATGGCAAGCGGCGGCTGAAGTCGGAGCTGACGCCGGACATGATCAGCCCGCCGCTGGGCGATTTCCGGCACACCATGCATGTGGGGCGCGGCGGGGACGTCTTTGGGGACACCTCTTTCCTTAGCAACCACGGCGGGGCTGACACGGCCAAACCCAACAACTTCTTTGCCCGGACGCTGCGGCACGTCCGCCGGACACCGCTGAAGAGACGGGGCAGTGGGGGCCAGGCGGGGGCCTCCCCCGCGCCCCCAGCCATCTCGCCCATCATCAAGAACGCCGTCTCACTGCCGCAGCTCAACGAGGGGATGTATGATGGTGCCAGCAGTGGCCGGGGCTTGACCAGCAAGTTCTCCTTCAAAAGTGCCTCCAACAGCTTCTCCAAAACACACCAGGCCTACG GGCTGGAGTCTGGATTTTGTACCATTCCTCGTGTCCCTCGCTTGGAAAAGGCCCAAGGGAGCACCTTTGCCGGGGAAGATGAGCTGGATCGCTCCGATTCCCTGCTGTCCTTCCGCCTAGACCTGGGGCCCTCCCTGATGAGCGAGCTCCTCCAGGTGATGAGCTTCTCTGAAGCCAATGGGAATGAGGTGGGGGAGGATGGCCCACACCTCCTGTGTGATGAGGGGACAAAGGACAGAGTCCCTCCAGCAGTGGGTGCATCCCACGAAGAGGACAAGGCAGCATCCAGCTTCTGGGACCACTCCAGGCAGAGCAACCTGTCGGGGGCCAGCTCACTGCCGGGTCTGTCGGTCCATGCCAACGGAGAGGCACATGCCATTGAAGGCGCTGCAGCGAACTCTCTCTGGGCTTCGGGGCCAGGGGCAGCACCCAGAGGGTCCCTGTGGCAGGGGCGCTGGAACGACTGCACCATTGAGGCTGGAGAATTTGACCGAGCAACGCAGGTCCTGGCCCGCCACTATGGTGGGACCAGCACCCCACGGAGCTCGGAGAAGGGTGAGGGTCCCCGGCAGGCCCGGACACAGATCCTGTGGgagagccccagcagcagcttgtgGGGGTCACAAGTGACAAGGGAGAGCCGGTCACCCGAGGCCAGCTGGAAccaaggagaggaggaggagaccaAGCTCTCCAGCCTGCAGGAAAGCCACAGTGGTGCCCGAGGGGGCCGCAGCAATTCCTTCGAGTATGCTGATGACGAGGAGGAAGAGGACGATGAAGTCAAGGTGTGA
- the LGALS2 gene encoding LOW QUALITY PROTEIN: galectin-2 (The sequence of the model RefSeq protein was modified relative to this genomic sequence to represent the inferred CDS: inserted 2 bases in 1 codon), with protein MEGNMEILNLDMKPGNTLKVKGKISPDTVGFSINLGCSSRDMAFHFNPRFNESVIVCNSKCSNAWQTEHRDSHXSFFRGCTVKFLIEMLSDKFRVKLPDGHEVHFPNRHGYRKITFMSIVGGFKMISFKLS; from the exons ATGGAG GGAAATATGGAAATCTTAAACCTAGATATGAAGCCTGGGAACACCCTGAAGGTGAAGGGCAAAATATCTCCTGATACTGTTGG CTTCAGCATCAATCTTGGCTGCAGCTCAAGAGATATGGCATTTCACTTCAATCCCCGCTTCAATGAGTCTGTCATCGTCTGTAACTCCAAGTGCTCTAATGCCTGGCAGACAGAGCATCGTGACAGCCA CTCCTTCTTCAGGGGCTGCACTGTCAAG TTCTTAATTGAAATGCTGTCAGACAAATTCCGTGTGAAACTGCCGGATGGCCATGAAGTGCACTTCCCCAACCGGCACGGCTACCGCAAAATCACCTTCATGAGCATCGTGGGAGGCTTCAAGATGATCTCCTTCAAGCTGAGCTGA